The sequence below is a genomic window from SAR202 cluster bacterium.
GATGTCTGCCACTACCGCGCTCGTCGTGGGCAGGGAGCCGGCGCCGCGGCCGTGGAAGAGCACCCGCCCGGCCAGGTCGGACTCCACCTCTACTGCGTTAAGGACGCCGTCCACCTTGGCGATCATCTCGCCCTTGGGCACAAACGTGGGGTGAACGCGGACCTGTAGCCCGCCGTTTATCCTGCGCGCCATACCCATGAGCTTGATCGTGTACCCCAGATCGCTCGCGTACTGGAAGTCGCGCGCGCGGAGCTTCGTTATCCCTTCCCGGTAAACGTCGGAGTCCTTCACGCGGGCGCGGAAGGCCAGGGTAGAAAGGATCGCGAGCTTGTAGGCGGCGTCGGTGCCCTGGATGTCGTTGGAGGGGTCCGCCTCCGCGTAGCCCAGCGCCTGCGCCTCCTCCAGCGCGTCCGCAAAGTCCACGCCCTCCTTCGCCATGCGGGTGAGGATGTAGTTGGTCGTCCCGTTGATGATGCCGCTGACGGAAAGTATGTCGTTGGCGATCAGGTCGCGGAGCAGTGGGGCGATAATCGGCGTGCCGCCCGCCACGCTGGCCTCGAACATGACGTGGACGCCCTTCTTGCGGGCAAGCGTGAGAATGTCCGGCCCGTGGCGCGCCATCACCTCCTTGTTGGCGGTGACGATGTGCTTGCCGACGGAGATCGCCTTGAGCATGTAGTCAAGAGTGGGGTCCTCTCCGCCCATGACCTCGACGACGATGTTCACTTCGGGGTTGTTCACCACCTCATCAAAATTGGTGGTGACGAGTTTGCGGGGGACCTGGTATGCGCGCTGCTTTTCCGTATCTCGGATGAGCACGCCCTTAAGCTTGATGGGGCACCCGACCATTCCGGCCAGGGCCTCTTGCTTTTCTGAGAGGATGCGGGCGACGCCGCTGCCGACGACGCCGAGGCCGAGGAGGCCTATGCCGATGCTGTTTGCCTTGAATGTATCGCCACTCACCGGAGTCTCCTTAAGTTAAGGGCCTACCCTCACTCCGGCGCAAAGCCGCCACCACTCTCCCTGATGGAGAGAGTGAAGTGGATAAGGTTGGACCCTCAAAATTATGGGACCGGTGCGTTTGATGTGGCGTCAACGCACAGGAATATAGAATGAGGCACCCCGATAGTCCGTCTGGGCGGACTATCCGGGCTTTTGTTAACGGACTTACCGGCCAACCCCTCTCTGTTTAGGAGAAGGAGCGGGCCCCACCGGTGCGGTGCACGCGGTTATAAGGGAGCATGCCAAGGAACCGGGCGCGCTTGACCGCGAGCGCCAGCATGCGCTGGTGCTTGGAGCAGACGCCGCTCTTCCTGCGGGACTCGATCTTGGCCTGGTCTGAGAAATACCGCTTCAGGGTGCCGACGTCCTTGTAGTCAACGTGCGTGGCGTGGTTAACGCAGAAGGAGCAAACCTTCCTGCGGGCAAAGAAGCGGGGCTTCCCGCCCGGGCCGCCTGCGCCCATGGGGCCCCTTCGATAGCCGCCACCGCCGCCTGGCCGGGGCGCGCCGCCCTGGCCGCCGGAAGGCACCTGTTGCTGCTGCGGCTGCCCTTCGGCGCCGGATGACTGTGCTTGCTGTGTCGTCACTTTCTA
It includes:
- a CDS encoding homoserine dehydrogenase, with the translated sequence MGIGLLGLGVVGSGVARILSEKQEALAGMVGCPIKLKGVLIRDTEKQRAYQVPRKLVTTNFDEVVNNPEVNIVVEVMGGEDPTLDYMLKAISVGKHIVTANKEVMARHGPDILTLARKKGVHVMFEASVAGGTPIIAPLLRDLIANDILSVSGIINGTTNYILTRMAKEGVDFADALEEAQALGYAEADPSNDIQGTDAAYKLAILSTLAFRARVKDSDVYREGITKLRARDFQYASDLGYTIKLMGMARRINGGLQVRVHPTFVPKGEMIAKVDGVLNAVEVESDLAGRVLFHGRGAGSLPTTSAVVADIVATARNIIGNVKPVAAFKLNESTVICPMEDLETKYYIRMTVLERPGVLAQITKVIGDARISISSIIQKETDEIAQKAEIVITTHKARESSMQKALKQMEDLEVVSEIGNVVRVEEWEKQ
- the rpsR gene encoding 30S ribosomal protein S18, coding for MGAGGPGGKPRFFARRKVCSFCVNHATHVDYKDVGTLKRYFSDQAKIESRRKSGVCSKHQRMLALAVKRARFLGMLPYNRVHRTGGARSFS